The Agromyces marinus genome window below encodes:
- a CDS encoding IlvD/Edd family dehydratase, which produces MSARNLGKEEREARAAADAAEAEFAGRSGVPTREWGDGLRSQQWFGADGKTGFMHRSWLRSEGLPDDTFRGRPIIGIANSWSELTSCNIHLRALAEHVKRGIWQAGGVPFEFPTTSAGEPIVRPTAMLLRNLMAMDLEETLRANPLDGVVLMAGCDKTTPAYLMGAASVDLPALLITGGPMLNGKHRGTDIGSGTSVWKFTEAYRAGLMDDTAITEAEGCMARSQGHCQTMGTASTMACVSEYMGMQLPGTASLPANDSRRATAAHLAGRRIVQMVEEDLRPSKILTRKAFENGVRANAALGGSTNAVIHLLALARRVGVELTLDDFDTLVRDIPVLADLMPSGRFLMEDFEYAGGTAGFAETLGDLLHRDALTVTGTTLGENYSGAEVFDREVIRPLENPVKPVGSGIAVLRGNLAPRGAVIKQSAADPELMQHSGRALVWDSLQDYLRDADDPELDVEPEDILIVRNVGPKGYPGMPEVGNLALPRKILASGVTDMVRISDARMSGTSYGTVILHVVPEAAAGGPLALVQTGDRVTIDVAGRSLHMHVSDEELEQRRTQWQPRTVPGSERGWTRLYIDHVTQADEGLDLDFLQGRSGAAVGPQAF; this is translated from the coding sequence GTGAGCGCTCGCAACCTGGGCAAGGAGGAGCGCGAGGCGCGCGCGGCGGCCGACGCCGCGGAGGCAGAGTTCGCGGGCCGCTCGGGCGTGCCGACCCGGGAATGGGGCGATGGCCTTCGCTCGCAGCAGTGGTTCGGTGCCGACGGCAAGACGGGCTTCATGCACCGGTCGTGGCTTCGGAGCGAGGGACTTCCCGACGACACGTTCCGCGGGCGGCCGATCATCGGCATCGCCAACTCGTGGAGCGAGCTGACCAGTTGCAACATCCACCTCCGGGCGCTCGCCGAGCACGTCAAGCGAGGGATCTGGCAGGCCGGCGGCGTGCCGTTCGAGTTCCCGACGACCTCGGCCGGCGAGCCCATCGTCCGGCCCACGGCGATGCTGTTGCGCAACCTGATGGCGATGGACCTCGAGGAGACCCTCCGGGCGAATCCGCTCGACGGCGTCGTACTCATGGCCGGGTGCGACAAGACGACGCCCGCGTACCTGATGGGTGCGGCATCCGTCGATCTGCCCGCGCTGCTCATCACGGGCGGGCCGATGCTCAACGGCAAGCACCGGGGAACCGACATCGGGTCGGGAACATCGGTGTGGAAGTTCACCGAGGCGTACCGCGCCGGGCTCATGGACGATACGGCGATCACCGAGGCCGAGGGCTGCATGGCACGCAGCCAGGGCCACTGCCAGACGATGGGCACGGCATCGACGATGGCGTGCGTGTCGGAGTACATGGGCATGCAGTTGCCCGGTACCGCCTCGCTTCCGGCCAACGACTCCCGCCGCGCCACTGCGGCGCACCTCGCGGGCCGACGCATCGTGCAGATGGTCGAAGAAGACCTGCGTCCGTCCAAGATCCTCACTCGGAAGGCGTTCGAGAACGGCGTCCGAGCGAACGCGGCGCTGGGCGGCTCGACCAACGCGGTCATCCATCTGCTCGCACTCGCTCGACGCGTGGGCGTCGAACTGACGCTCGACGACTTCGACACGCTCGTGCGCGACATCCCCGTCCTCGCCGACCTCATGCCGAGCGGCCGCTTCCTCATGGAGGACTTCGAGTACGCCGGGGGCACGGCCGGATTCGCCGAGACGCTCGGAGACCTGCTGCACCGGGATGCGCTCACGGTCACCGGCACGACGCTCGGCGAGAACTACTCCGGCGCCGAGGTGTTCGACCGCGAGGTCATCCGGCCGCTGGAGAACCCGGTCAAGCCGGTCGGGTCGGGCATCGCCGTCCTTCGCGGCAACCTCGCCCCGCGTGGTGCCGTGATCAAGCAGTCGGCGGCAGACCCCGAGCTCATGCAGCACTCCGGGCGCGCGCTCGTCTGGGATTCGCTGCAGGACTACCTCCGCGACGCCGACGACCCCGAGCTGGACGTCGAGCCCGAAGACATCCTCATCGTGCGCAACGTGGGTCCGAAGGGCTACCCCGGCATGCCGGAGGTCGGCAACCTCGCGCTCCCGCGCAAGATCCTCGCGTCGGGGGTCACCGACATGGTGCGCATCTCGGACGCGCGGATGAGCGGGACCTCGTACGGCACCGTCATCCTCCACGTGGTGCCCGAGGCGGCGGCGGGCGGCCCGCTCGCGCTCGTGCAGACCGGCGACCGCGTCACGATCGATGTCGCAGGTCGCTCGCTGCACATGCACGTCTCCGACGAGGAGCTCGAACAGCGTCGCACGCAGTGGCAGCCGCGAACGGTCCCGGGCAGTGAACGCGGGTGGACCCGGCTCTACATCGATCACGTCACCCAGGCCGACGAGGGGCTCGATCTCGACTTCCTCCAGGGTCGCAGCGGTGCAGCCGTCGGGCCGCAGGCGTTCTGA
- a CDS encoding fumarylacetoacetate hydrolase family protein yields MRIARVLIDGRPRILVQDGASARLAPADHPDDALAAIESVRTGAAAGWTETEIGEVEFLAPVAGAGKMIAVGLNYVDHTAETGITQPERPLTFAKYPTSITGPTADVVVPDHVTQGVDFEAELTLLIGRRCGGSTPATLDDVAAYTVANDVSARDVQFGDVQWTRGKSFDTFTPLGPWLVTADEFGDPKGHRIYADVDGELLQEDDTAEMIFDVPTILEFVSDGVTLEPGDLILTGTPAGAGGFRTPPRYLQHGQVVTVGVEGIGELRNRVVYRSRLAA; encoded by the coding sequence ATGAGAATCGCCCGCGTCCTGATCGACGGCCGACCGCGCATCCTGGTGCAGGACGGGGCATCCGCCCGCCTGGCACCGGCCGACCACCCCGACGATGCGCTCGCGGCCATCGAATCCGTTCGAACCGGCGCCGCCGCAGGCTGGACCGAGACCGAGATCGGCGAGGTCGAGTTCCTTGCGCCCGTCGCCGGCGCGGGCAAGATGATCGCGGTCGGGCTGAACTACGTCGACCACACCGCCGAGACCGGAATCACGCAGCCGGAGCGCCCCCTCACGTTCGCCAAGTACCCGACCTCGATCACCGGACCCACCGCCGATGTCGTCGTTCCCGACCACGTCACGCAGGGAGTCGACTTCGAGGCCGAACTCACCCTCCTGATCGGTCGGCGCTGCGGCGGTTCGACGCCGGCGACGCTCGACGACGTTGCGGCGTACACGGTCGCCAACGACGTCTCGGCGCGAGACGTGCAGTTCGGCGACGTCCAGTGGACGAGGGGCAAGTCGTTCGATACGTTCACCCCCCTCGGACCCTGGCTCGTGACCGCCGACGAGTTCGGCGACCCCAAGGGCCACCGGATCTACGCGGACGTCGACGGAGAGCTGCTCCAGGAAGACGACACCGCCGAGATGATCTTCGACGTGCCGACGATCCTCGAGTTCGTCAGCGACGGCGTCACCCTCGAACCCGGCGACCTCATCCTCACGGGCACGCCCGCCGGGGCGGGCGGCTTCCGCACTCCGCCGCGCTACCTGCAGCACGGCCAGGTGGTCACCGTCGGCGTCGAGGGGATCGGCGAACTGCGCAACCGCGTCGTCTACCGCTCGCGACTGGCCGCCTAG
- a CDS encoding Rossmann-fold NAD(P)-binding domain-containing protein — protein sequence MGASAQQVRPSILVIGASGVLAPAVEALRLDARVTGISLTRPAPDGVESILVNASDPVALGSALAGRSWSAAVVYAPAVTRDTLAIIAAASSRRAVVVRTSDAVDPAHGAVDVPADTLQLGWAVEPDGRRRWHSAEEISAAALEVLSDGVGRVLGAIRPWEERP from the coding sequence ATGGGCGCCTCGGCGCAGCAGGTGCGGCCGTCGATCCTCGTGATCGGCGCATCGGGGGTGCTGGCACCAGCCGTCGAGGCGCTCCGCCTCGACGCGCGCGTGACCGGAATCTCCCTGACCCGCCCCGCGCCGGACGGCGTCGAGTCGATCCTCGTCAACGCATCCGACCCCGTCGCGCTCGGCAGCGCCCTGGCCGGCAGGAGCTGGTCGGCAGCGGTCGTCTACGCACCGGCTGTCACCCGTGACACGCTGGCCATCATCGCTGCCGCATCCTCACGGCGCGCCGTCGTGGTGCGGACGAGCGACGCCGTCGATCCCGCCCACGGGGCCGTCGACGTTCCGGCGGACACACTGCAGCTCGGCTGGGCCGTCGAGCCCGACGGGCGGCGGCGGTGGCATTCGGCCGAGGAGATCTCCGCGGCTGCGCTCGAGGTCCTCTCGGACGGCGTCGGACGGGTGCTCGGCGCGATCCGTCCCTGGGAGGAACGCCCGTGA
- a CDS encoding 1-phosphofructokinase family hexose kinase: MIAAVALSPSLDVTYEVDRLQRGGIARPVRVTRVPGGKALNMARVAAAVGADVRAIAPLGGGIGREIAAMLEHEPLEATVVETSGETRTCIAIVERDGGASSTDIYERSAPFSAPDWTACRAAVAELRDAQPTWIALAGSVPDGVPLPDLAEALSLGASTGARIGLDASGAVLRELIPVASLVKVNRAEAEELIGEPLADAGTACAALADRWMVDSVVTDGIAGAAALIAGVEYAVPPPTAPGRFSAGSGDAFFGGLLASLDRGSEVEVALRSARDAAERNAAVPGAGRLVPPGATDAPLTP, from the coding sequence GTGATCGCGGCCGTCGCCCTCTCGCCCAGTCTGGATGTCACCTACGAGGTCGATCGGCTTCAGCGCGGCGGCATCGCGCGACCGGTCCGGGTGACGCGCGTGCCGGGCGGCAAGGCGCTCAACATGGCGCGCGTCGCCGCCGCGGTGGGTGCGGACGTTCGCGCCATCGCGCCGCTTGGCGGCGGAATCGGTCGTGAGATCGCCGCGATGCTCGAGCACGAACCGCTCGAGGCGACGGTGGTCGAGACCTCGGGCGAGACCCGGACGTGCATCGCGATCGTCGAGCGCGACGGCGGTGCGTCCAGCACCGACATCTACGAGCGATCCGCCCCGTTCTCCGCGCCCGACTGGACGGCGTGCAGGGCGGCCGTCGCGGAGCTCCGCGACGCGCAGCCGACGTGGATCGCGCTTGCGGGCTCGGTGCCGGACGGCGTCCCGCTGCCGGATCTCGCCGAGGCGTTGAGCCTGGGTGCATCGACCGGCGCGAGGATCGGCCTGGATGCGTCAGGAGCCGTGCTCCGGGAGCTCATCCCCGTCGCGAGCCTCGTCAAGGTCAACCGAGCAGAGGCCGAGGAGCTCATCGGCGAGCCGCTCGCCGACGCCGGCACCGCATGCGCGGCGCTGGCCGACCGATGGATGGTCGATTCCGTCGTCACCGACGGGATCGCAGGAGCGGCGGCGCTGATCGCCGGGGTCGAGTACGCCGTGCCGCCTCCGACCGCTCCGGGGAGGTTCTCGGCCGGGAGCGGGGACGCGTTCTTCGGTGGATTGCTGGCGTCCCTCGACCGCGGCTCGGAGGTCGAGGTCGCGCTCAGGTCCGCACGGGATGCCGCGGAGCGGAACGCCGCCGTGCCGGGCGCCGGGCGGCTCGTTCCACCCGGGGCGACCGACGCGCCCCTCACCCCTTGA
- a CDS encoding family 4 glycosyl hydrolase, whose translation MTTERRVLVLIGAGSAVFTRGLLADLIGAEDLGAWEIRLVDVDPVALDVAADLAESMVAARGVGETIRVVRSTDRRSVLRGADFIVTCVGVGGRAAWQLDHEIVQKHGIYQPVGDSIMPGGISRLLRTTPVLVEISRDIAELAPDAFFFNYSNPMTANVQAIHQESGLDVVGLCHGMHHIQRELAQLIDAPFDRTSTLYAGINHLTFIYDFRLDGRDAWPMIRERVERELAEVPDPDDIGNIFYDKPTAWHNPFAWELFERYGAFAAAGDRHVVEFFPERFADGDYYGKKLGIDAFSLPEILEWGENRYQGMKRQALGEEPLDQSIFDRSGGEQEQLIAIIRSITFDSREMFSCNVVNKGLVPGLPDWSAVEIPGVATARGIRPIEVPDLGKPLTAILARRLTSVDLAVEAALTGDRDLVVEAMIADGAVFDADRAAALTDDLVSAQAQYLPRFA comes from the coding sequence ATGACCACCGAACGCCGCGTCCTCGTCCTCATCGGCGCAGGGTCCGCCGTCTTCACCCGCGGCCTCCTCGCCGACCTCATCGGGGCGGAAGACCTCGGCGCATGGGAGATCCGTCTCGTCGACGTCGACCCGGTCGCACTGGACGTGGCCGCCGACCTGGCCGAATCCATGGTCGCGGCCCGCGGCGTCGGCGAGACCATCCGCGTCGTCCGCAGCACCGATCGTCGAAGCGTGCTCCGCGGCGCGGACTTCATCGTCACGTGCGTCGGGGTCGGAGGCCGGGCGGCCTGGCAGCTCGACCACGAGATCGTCCAGAAGCACGGCATCTACCAGCCCGTCGGCGACTCGATCATGCCGGGCGGCATCTCGAGGCTGCTCCGCACCACTCCCGTCCTGGTCGAGATCTCGCGCGACATCGCCGAACTCGCGCCCGACGCGTTCTTCTTCAACTACTCCAACCCGATGACCGCGAACGTGCAGGCCATCCACCAGGAGAGCGGGCTCGACGTCGTCGGCCTCTGCCACGGCATGCACCACATCCAGCGCGAGCTCGCGCAGCTGATCGACGCGCCGTTCGATCGCACGTCGACGCTGTACGCCGGAATCAACCACCTCACCTTCATCTACGACTTCCGCCTCGACGGGCGGGACGCCTGGCCCATGATCCGCGAGCGCGTCGAACGCGAACTCGCCGAGGTCCCCGACCCCGACGACATCGGCAACATCTTCTACGACAAGCCCACGGCCTGGCACAATCCCTTCGCCTGGGAGCTGTTCGAACGATACGGAGCGTTCGCTGCTGCCGGCGACCGCCACGTGGTCGAGTTCTTCCCCGAGCGGTTCGCCGACGGCGACTACTACGGCAAGAAGCTCGGCATCGACGCGTTCTCGCTCCCCGAGATCCTGGAATGGGGCGAGAACCGGTACCAGGGGATGAAGCGGCAGGCGCTCGGCGAGGAGCCGCTGGACCAGTCGATCTTCGATCGATCGGGCGGCGAGCAGGAGCAGCTGATCGCGATCATCCGTTCCATCACGTTCGACTCGCGCGAGATGTTCAGCTGCAACGTCGTCAACAAGGGCCTCGTGCCCGGCCTGCCCGACTGGTCCGCAGTCGAGATCCCCGGTGTCGCGACGGCCCGCGGCATCCGCCCCATCGAGGTCCCCGACCTCGGCAAGCCGCTCACCGCGATCCTCGCTCGTCGCCTCACCTCGGTCGACCTCGCGGTCGAAGCCGCGCTGACCGGTGACCGCGACCTCGTCGTCGAGGCGATGATCGCCGACGGCGCCGTCTTCGACGCCGACAGGGCCGCGGCGCTCACCGACGACCTCGTCTCCGCCCAGGCGCAGTACCTGCCGAGGTTCGCGTGA
- a CDS encoding polysaccharide deacetylase family protein, with protein MTQPSFQAQRDQLRRGHFIRVVNYHSTPNSAREELAAELAGFARDYAPVTLEDLDRLFETGTWHKDKPGLIPVFYEGYRNSATVAAPLCDELGLTGWFPIATSFVECDPEYQEAFARAHWISLVEEDTRGGRIAMNWDEVAALSQRHVVFPHTAHHEGFDTALSDADIQREVVDSKRALEAVTGQEAPAFVWLHGSSYGQSPLHDQAVRDAGYRYQFANTMIHRIN; from the coding sequence ATGACACAGCCATCGTTCCAGGCGCAGCGCGACCAGCTCCGCCGTGGCCACTTCATCCGCGTCGTGAACTACCACTCGACGCCGAACTCAGCTCGTGAGGAGTTGGCCGCCGAACTCGCCGGCTTCGCACGCGACTACGCCCCGGTGACGCTCGAGGATCTGGATCGGCTGTTCGAGACCGGCACGTGGCACAAGGACAAGCCCGGGCTCATCCCGGTGTTCTACGAGGGCTATCGCAACTCGGCCACCGTCGCAGCCCCGTTGTGCGACGAACTTGGGCTGACCGGCTGGTTCCCGATCGCGACCTCGTTCGTCGAATGCGACCCCGAGTACCAGGAGGCGTTCGCCCGGGCGCACTGGATCTCGCTCGTGGAGGAGGACACGCGGGGTGGTCGGATCGCCATGAACTGGGACGAGGTCGCCGCCCTGTCGCAGCGTCACGTCGTCTTCCCGCACACCGCGCACCATGAGGGCTTCGACACCGCCCTGTCGGATGCCGACATCCAGCGCGAGGTCGTCGACTCCAAGCGGGCCCTCGAGGCCGTCACCGGCCAGGAGGCACCGGCCTTCGTGTGGCTGCACGGGTCGTCCTACGGCCAGAGCCCGCTTCACGACCAGGCGGTCCGGGATGCCGGCTACCGCTATCAGTTCGCCAACACGATGATCCACCGGATCAACTGA